The Roseibaca calidilacus genome has a window encoding:
- a CDS encoding electron transfer flavoprotein subunit beta/FixA family protein, producing MKVLVPVKRVIDYNVKVRVKADGSGVDLANVKMSMNPFDEIAVEEAIRLKEKGIVSEVVAVSIGVKQAQETLRTALAMGADRAILIVAAEDVHTDIEPLAVAKLLKAVIDAEEPGMVLCGKQAIDNDMNATGQMLAALTGWAQATFASQVEVSGDTATVTREVDGGLQTIKVKLPAIISVDLRLNEPRYASLPNIMKAKKKPLDEKTPADYGVDVSPRLSVVKTSEPAARAAGVKVGSVDELMAKLKDEAGVI from the coding sequence ATGAAGGTTCTTGTGCCTGTAAAGCGCGTGATCGACTATAACGTGAAGGTCCGCGTCAAGGCGGATGGCAGCGGTGTCGATCTGGCCAATGTCAAGATGTCGATGAACCCGTTCGATGAAATCGCCGTCGAAGAGGCGATCCGCCTGAAAGAAAAAGGCATCGTGTCCGAGGTCGTCGCGGTGTCCATCGGCGTGAAGCAGGCGCAGGAAACCTTGCGCACGGCGCTGGCCATGGGGGCAGACCGCGCGATCCTGATCGTGGCGGCAGAGGATGTGCATACCGATATCGAACCCTTGGCCGTCGCCAAGCTGCTGAAAGCCGTGATCGACGCCGAAGAACCGGGCATGGTGCTGTGCGGCAAGCAGGCCATTGACAATGACATGAACGCCACCGGGCAAATGCTGGCCGCGCTGACCGGCTGGGCGCAGGCGACATTTGCTTCTCAGGTGGAAGTGTCGGGCGACACCGCCACCGTCACCCGCGAGGTTGATGGCGGTTTGCAGACCATCAAGGTCAAGCTGCCCGCGATCATTTCGGTCGATCTGCGCCTGAACGAGCCGCGCTATGCGTCGCTGCCCAACATCATGAAGGCGAAGAAAAAGCCTTTGGACGAAAAGACACCCGCCGATTACGGGGTCGATGTCAGCCCGCGTCTGAGCGTGGTCAAAACCTCGGAACCGGCTGCCCGGGCCGCAGGCGTGAAGGTTGGCTCTGTCGATGAGCTGATGGCGAAACTCAAGGATGAAGCGGGGGTTATCTGA
- a CDS encoding DUF4212 domain-containing protein gives MSDKSRGAYWAANLRIIGISLVIWALVSFGFAIILRPLLSGIPVGGTDLGFWFAQQGSILTFIVLIFYYTSYMNKLDKEFDVEE, from the coding sequence ATGTCAGACAAGTCACGGGGCGCCTATTGGGCAGCTAACCTCAGAATTATCGGGATCAGCCTGGTAATCTGGGCGTTGGTATCCTTTGGGTTCGCCATCATTCTACGCCCGCTACTGTCGGGTATTCCGGTCGGGGGCACTGATCTTGGGTTCTGGTTCGCGCAGCAAGGCTCGATCCTGACCTTCATCGTGCTCATTTTTTACTACACCTCTTACATGAACAAGCTCGACAAAGAGTTTGACGTGGAAGAATAA
- a CDS encoding adenylate kinase, which produces MTTVTQTRPVNIILLGPPGAGKGTQAQLLAEARNMKQLSTGDMLRAARSSGTEMGKRVADVMDKGELVTDDIVIGLIEEQLTTVQADGFIFDGFPRTLAQADALDALLKKSGQRLDAVVAMEVDDEVLVKRILNRAEQAKAAGQPVRADDNEESLKLRLMEYYKKTSPLMGYYHAKGALRHVDAMADIASIAKDMSAIVTEAAG; this is translated from the coding sequence ATGACCACTGTAACACAAACCCGCCCCGTCAACATCATTCTGCTGGGACCGCCCGGCGCTGGCAAAGGAACGCAGGCGCAATTGCTGGCAGAGGCGCGCAATATGAAGCAGCTTTCGACCGGTGATATGCTGCGCGCGGCCCGCAGTTCGGGCACCGAGATGGGCAAGCGCGTGGCAGATGTGATGGACAAGGGTGAGCTTGTCACCGATGACATCGTCATTGGCCTGATCGAAGAGCAACTGACCACGGTTCAAGCGGATGGCTTCATCTTTGATGGCTTTCCACGCACGCTGGCACAGGCCGATGCTCTGGATGCCCTGCTGAAAAAATCGGGGCAGCGTCTGGATGCCGTCGTCGCCATGGAGGTGGATGACGAGGTGCTTGTAAAGCGCATCCTGAACCGTGCCGAGCAAGCCAAGGCCGCCGGCCAGCCCGTGCGCGCGGACGACAATGAGGAAAGTCTGAAGCTGCGCTTGATGGAATACTACAAAAAGACATCGCCGCTGATGGGCTATTACCACGCGAAGGGCGCTTTGCGGCATGTCGATGCCATGGCCGATATCGCCAGTATCGCAAAAGACATGTCCGCCATCGTGACAGAGGCGGCGGGCTAA
- a CDS encoding 3'-5' exonuclease, whose translation MLDRLSLRLRILLFFALIAGGGVAAIIAGGWLTLSRSPEPGLEGPLLQAGMIAGFLILFIVTGIWYLFDANVARAIDGLSNAIRSRAHADIGGSLKQEAAQARYLGDLAPAAEAIAASLTQTRSALAESVARETARLSAEKSRLEKLLADVPVAVLLCNADFQLAFYNGQAVTILEAGGAPGLDRNLLDYLRDGPVRHAYDRLRKLDDPDAVSDLMCATIASGRLLSGRMRVLRRTDNTRRPGFVLTLRDVTADLAAHAAREALLQEVFDRVRRPAANLQTVIGVLAESPDMAHETDLTTAMQAEVRALTNAITELGARHDATRGEWLPQTRTRSRDLLDGIEAQFSADGLFLTTEGPELVLTCDGFELAMFFRWLGGKLAATKRAKTFRLVLSEEDGPGAILDLIWQGPPLPVGEFDGWLTDSINPDLPEVTARAVLSAHMTDAWTETRRNGHACVRLPIPQARRATTRPAPIERDVVYDFDLLSKERNAGVLESRLEDLTYVVFDTETTGLTPSSDEIVQIAAVRVVNGRRVRREVFDTLVDPGRPIPQSSTDVHGITADMVKGAPTIVDAGKRFHDFARGAVLIAHNAPFDMEFLRRHEKDIGAQFDNPVLDTVLLSAVVYGQLEQHSLDALTARLGITIPEEARHTAIGDTVATADAFLKLLPMLQAKGLETFGDVLAEVRRHGRLLKDLNTQM comes from the coding sequence ATGCTTGACCGCCTGTCGCTGCGGCTGCGCATCTTGCTGTTTTTCGCGCTGATCGCGGGGGGTGGGGTTGCGGCCATCATTGCCGGAGGCTGGCTGACCCTGTCGCGCAGCCCGGAACCGGGGCTTGAAGGGCCGTTGCTGCAAGCCGGTATGATCGCGGGCTTTCTGATCCTGTTTATCGTGACGGGCATCTGGTATCTGTTCGACGCCAATGTGGCCCGCGCCATTGACGGGCTGTCAAACGCAATCCGCAGCCGCGCCCATGCCGATATCGGCGGCAGCCTGAAGCAAGAGGCCGCGCAGGCGCGGTATCTGGGCGATCTTGCCCCCGCCGCCGAAGCCATCGCCGCCTCGCTTACGCAGACCCGCTCGGCGCTGGCGGAATCCGTCGCGCGCGAAACCGCCCGGCTGTCCGCCGAAAAGTCGCGGCTGGAAAAGCTGCTGGCGGATGTGCCGGTGGCGGTGCTGCTGTGCAATGCCGATTTCCAGCTTGCGTTCTATAACGGACAGGCTGTGACCATTCTGGAAGCAGGCGGTGCCCCCGGTCTGGACCGCAACCTGCTGGATTACCTGCGCGACGGGCCGGTGCGCCATGCCTACGACCGCCTGCGCAAGCTGGACGATCCCGATGCCGTGTCGGACCTGATGTGCGCGACGATCGCCAGCGGGCGGCTGCTTTCGGGCCGGATGCGCGTGTTGCGCCGGACCGACAACACCCGCCGCCCCGGTTTCGTGCTGACCTTGCGCGATGTGACGGCGGACCTTGCCGCCCATGCCGCGCGCGAAGCGCTTTTACAAGAAGTGTTCGACCGCGTGCGCCGCCCGGCGGCAAACCTGCAAACCGTGATCGGGGTTCTGGCCGAAAGCCCAGACATGGCGCATGAAACCGACCTGACGACCGCCATGCAAGCCGAGGTGCGCGCATTGACCAATGCGATCACGGAACTGGGCGCGCGCCATGATGCCACGCGTGGCGAATGGCTGCCCCAGACCCGCACCCGCTCGCGCGATTTGCTGGACGGGATCGAAGCGCAATTCAGCGCTGACGGGCTGTTCTTGACCACCGAGGGTCCGGAACTTGTGCTGACCTGCGACGGGTTTGAACTGGCCATGTTCTTTCGTTGGCTGGGCGGCAAACTGGCCGCAACCAAGCGCGCCAAGACCTTTCGCCTTGTGCTAAGCGAAGAAGACGGGCCCGGCGCGATCCTTGATCTGATATGGCAAGGCCCGCCCCTGCCGGTGGGCGAATTCGACGGCTGGCTGACCGACAGCATCAACCCCGACCTGCCCGAAGTGACGGCGCGGGCGGTGCTGTCAGCGCATATGACAGACGCTTGGACAGAAACGCGCCGCAACGGCCATGCCTGCGTGCGCCTTCCGATCCCGCAGGCCCGCCGCGCCACAACCCGCCCCGCACCGATTGAACGCGACGTGGTGTATGATTTCGACCTTTTGTCGAAAGAGCGCAATGCGGGCGTGCTGGAAAGCCGCTTGGAAGACCTGACCTATGTGGTGTTCGACACGGAAACCACGGGGCTGACACCCTCGAGCGATGAGATTGTCCAGATTGCCGCCGTGCGCGTGGTCAATGGCCGCCGTGTCCGGCGCGAGGTATTCGACACGCTGGTCGATCCGGGTCGGCCCATCCCGCAAAGCTCGACCGATGTGCATGGCATCACCGCGGATATGGTCAAGGGCGCGCCGACGATTGTCGATGCGGGCAAGCGGTTCCACGATTTTGCCCGTGGCGCGGTGCTGATTGCCCATAACGCGCCTTTTGACATGGAATTCCTGCGGCGGCACGAAAAGGATATCGGCGCGCAATTTGACAACCCGGTGCTGGACACCGTGCTGTTGTCGGCCGTGGTCTATGGCCAGCTAGAACAACATTCGTTGGATGCGCTTACCGCGCGGCTGGGCATAACCATCCCTGAAGAAGCGCGCCACACCGCAATTGGCGACACCGTGGCCACGGCGGATGCGTTTTTGAAACTGCTGCCAATGTTGCAGGCCAAGGGGTTGGAAACCTTTGGCGATGTGTTGGCCGAAGTGCGGCGGCACGGGCGGCTGTTGAAGGATCTTAACACGCAGATGTAG
- a CDS encoding DUF294 nucleotidyltransferase-like domain-containing protein produces MPDLSPKVLDFLQSVHPYDTLPLDELTRVANSFSRIEYPAGTVIYTEGEPIGGVWLVKSGTVEVTDTHGALVSILNPRNSFGERGLLRDGRAATTATTTADTVLLQLPGGELRHLIANFPAFERFFSRGQGQNKLGRQNDLATLKVSDLMVRNPRSATPDMTAQDAAKLLREHRISCLPVVEGERLVGIVTTRDLSGKVLAEGRAPDTPLSAFMTRDPLSLDPSALGSDILHMMLEHRIGHVPITRGPKLVGMITQTDLTRFQAVSSAQLVRDAANATDYAGLADVTARIPQLLMQLVGAHNAHDVITRLITDIADTVTRRLLRMAEDEFGPAPVPYLWAACGSQGRQEQTGVSDQDNCLIIDDSATPDDMAYFTKLARYVSDGLDAAGYFYCPGDMMATNPRWCQPLSVWRRYFQGWINTPSPEAQMLASVMFDLRPIGGQVSLFRDLQAETLEAASKNSIFVAHMVSNSIKHAPPLGLLRGFATIRSGEHKNHVDMKLGGVVPITDLARVYALRGRIPAANTRARLLAAEEAGIISVSGARDLIEAYDLIADLRLENQATLVRMGRKPDNFLAPSDLSDFERSHLRDAFVVVRTMQSAVGQLAGTLG; encoded by the coding sequence ATGCCCGATCTCAGCCCCAAGGTTCTGGACTTCCTGCAATCGGTGCACCCGTATGACACGTTGCCGCTTGACGAATTGACGCGCGTTGCCAATTCCTTCAGCCGCATCGAATACCCTGCCGGAACGGTCATCTATACCGAAGGCGAGCCAATCGGCGGCGTCTGGCTGGTGAAATCCGGCACGGTCGAGGTGACCGATACCCATGGTGCTTTGGTCTCTATCCTGAACCCGCGCAATTCCTTTGGCGAGCGTGGCTTGCTGCGCGACGGGCGCGCGGCGACAACCGCCACCACCACCGCCGACACGGTCCTGCTGCAACTGCCCGGTGGCGAATTGCGCCACCTGATCGCCAATTTCCCGGCCTTCGAGCGGTTTTTCAGCCGGGGCCAAGGCCAAAACAAGCTGGGCCGCCAGAACGACCTTGCCACGTTGAAAGTGTCGGACCTGATGGTGCGCAACCCGCGCAGCGCCACGCCCGACATGACCGCGCAAGACGCCGCCAAGCTGCTGCGCGAGCACCGCATTTCTTGCCTGCCGGTGGTCGAGGGCGAGAGGCTGGTCGGCATTGTCACCACGCGCGATTTGTCGGGCAAAGTGCTGGCCGAGGGGCGCGCCCCGGATACGCCGCTGTCCGCGTTCATGACCCGCGATCCCCTGTCGCTGGACCCGAGCGCGCTGGGGTCCGACATTCTGCATATGATGCTGGAACACCGCATTGGCCATGTCCCGATCACGCGCGGCCCCAAGCTGGTCGGCATGATTACCCAGACCGACCTGACCCGTTTTCAGGCCGTCAGCTCCGCGCAACTGGTGCGCGACGCGGCAAATGCCACCGATTACGCCGGGCTGGCCGATGTGACCGCCCGCATTCCGCAACTGCTGATGCAGCTTGTCGGTGCGCATAACGCGCATGATGTCATCACCCGCCTGATTACCGACATTGCCGACACCGTCACGCGCCGCCTGCTGCGCATGGCAGAGGATGAATTCGGCCCCGCCCCCGTGCCCTATCTGTGGGCCGCTTGCGGCAGCCAAGGGCGGCAAGAGCAAACCGGCGTCAGCGACCAAGACAATTGCCTGATTATCGACGATAGCGCCACACCCGATGACATGGCCTATTTCACCAAGCTGGCGCGCTATGTCAGCGACGGGCTGGACGCGGCGGGCTATTTCTATTGCCCCGGCGACATGATGGCCACGAACCCGCGCTGGTGCCAGCCCCTGTCGGTCTGGCGGCGCTATTTCCAAGGCTGGATCAACACGCCTTCGCCCGAAGCGCAGATGTTGGCCTCGGTCATGTTCGACCTGCGCCCCATTGGCGGGCAGGTCAGCCTGTTCCGCGATTTGCAGGCGGAAACGCTGGAAGCGGCCTCGAAGAATTCGATTTTTGTCGCCCATATGGTGTCGAATTCCATCAAGCACGCGCCGCCCCTTGGGCTGCTGCGCGGCTTTGCCACCATCCGCTCGGGCGAACACAAGAACCATGTCGATATGAAACTGGGCGGCGTGGTGCCGATCACCGACCTTGCGCGCGTCTACGCCTTGCGCGGGCGCATCCCGGCGGCGAATACCCGCGCGCGGCTGCTGGCGGCGGAAGAGGCCGGGATCATCTCTGTCTCTGGCGCGCGCGACCTGATCGAAGCTTACGACCTGATCGCCGATCTGCGGCTGGAAAACCAAGCGACATTGGTGCGGATGGGCCGCAAGCCGGACAATTTCCTCGCGCCATCGGACCTGTCCGATTTCGAGCGTAGCCACCTGCGCGACGCCTTTGTCGTCGTGCGCACGATGCAATCTGCCGTGGGGCAGCTTGCAGGCACTTTGGGCTGA
- a CDS encoding response regulator transcription factor: MEDQARKAEILVIEDEDNIAIALDYLLTREGYAQTRLATGAGAVEVICKRRPDLVLLDVMLPEVSGYEICQSVRARPDCDDIRILMMTARGSAVERRKGLAMGADGFISKPFELKVLRDELRRMLATDRVDMTTGAEGAQDA; the protein is encoded by the coding sequence ATGGAGGATCAAGCGCGCAAGGCTGAGATTCTGGTCATCGAGGACGAGGACAATATCGCCATCGCCCTTGACTACCTGCTGACCCGCGAGGGCTATGCGCAAACCCGCCTTGCCACCGGCGCGGGCGCGGTAGAGGTAATCTGCAAGCGCAGGCCGGACTTGGTGTTGCTTGATGTCATGCTGCCAGAGGTCTCTGGCTATGAAATATGCCAGAGCGTGCGCGCGCGCCCGGATTGCGACGACATCCGCATTCTGATGATGACCGCGCGCGGCTCTGCCGTGGAGCGGCGCAAAGGGTTGGCGATGGGCGCGGATGGATTCATCTCGAAACCCTTCGAGTTGAAGGTCTTGCGCGACGAGTTGCGGCGTATGCTGGCGACTGATCGGGTTGACATGACAACCGGCGCAGAAGGCGCGCAAGATGCTTGA
- a CDS encoding electron transfer flavoprotein subunit alpha/FixB family protein, with protein MAVLLLAEITDGALNMDATSKAVTAAKQLGDVTVLCAGSQAADAGAQAASIDGVTKVLVAEDASLGHRLAEPTAALIVSLADGYSHIVAPSTTDAKNILPRVAALLDVMVLSDVTAVVDADTFERPIYAGNAIQTVTSSDATKVLTIRTSTFEAAGQGGSAPVETVGATENPGLSEWVEDKVAESDRPELTSAKVVVSGGRGVGSEDDFKLIEGLADKLGAAVGASRAAVDSGYAPNDWQVGQTGKVVAPDLYIAVGISGAIQHLAGMKDSKIIVAINKDEEAPIFQVADYGLVGDLFTLVPELTEKL; from the coding sequence ATGGCTGTTCTTCTTCTGGCTGAAATCACCGATGGCGCGCTGAACATGGACGCCACGTCCAAGGCCGTGACTGCCGCCAAGCAACTGGGCGATGTGACAGTGCTGTGTGCCGGCTCGCAAGCCGCCGATGCCGGTGCGCAAGCCGCGAGCATTGACGGGGTGACGAAAGTGCTGGTGGCAGAGGATGCCAGTCTGGGGCACCGTCTGGCCGAACCGACCGCGGCGCTGATCGTGTCGCTGGCGGATGGCTACAGCCATATCGTTGCGCCCTCGACCACCGATGCCAAGAACATCCTGCCGCGCGTGGCAGCACTTCTGGACGTGATGGTCTTGTCGGATGTGACCGCCGTGGTCGATGCCGACACGTTTGAACGCCCGATCTACGCGGGCAACGCCATCCAGACCGTGACATCGTCCGATGCGACCAAGGTTCTGACCATCCGCACCTCGACCTTCGAGGCGGCAGGGCAGGGCGGGTCGGCCCCGGTGGAAACCGTGGGTGCCACCGAGAACCCCGGCCTGTCAGAATGGGTCGAGGATAAGGTCGCAGAATCCGACCGTCCCGAACTGACCAGCGCCAAGGTGGTTGTGTCCGGCGGGCGCGGTGTCGGGTCCGAAGATGATTTCAAACTTATCGAAGGGCTGGCCGACAAGTTGGGTGCCGCCGTGGGCGCGTCCCGCGCGGCGGTCGATTCGGGCTATGCCCCGAATGACTGGCAAGTGGGCCAGACCGGCAAGGTCGTCGCCCCTGATTTGTATATCGCAGTCGGGATTTCTGGCGCGATCCAGCATTTGGCGGGCATGAAGGACAGCAAAATCATCGTTGCCATCAACAAGGACGAGGAAGCCCCGATCTTCCAAGTGGCCGATTATGGGCTGGTGGGCGATCTGTTCACGCTGGTGCCGGAACTGACCGAGAAGCTTTAA
- the acs gene encoding acetate--CoA ligase produces the protein MSQTYPASDEFIARAHVNAAQYEEMYAASVSDPDAFWAEHGKRIDWIKPFTKVKNTSFEFGNVDIKWFEDGTLNVAANCIDRHVATRGDQTAIIWEPDDPKTPARHISYTELKDEVSRMANVLKAQGIGRGDRVVIYLPMIPEAAYAMLACARIGAIHSIVFAGFSPDALANRINDCGAKAVITADTAPRGGRRTALKSNTDKALFDCSDKVKCFVVKHTGDQTTWIDGRDLDLKAMMAEASTDCPPEEMGAEDPLFILYTSGSTGRPKGVVHTSGGYLVYASMTQQLTFDYHDGDIFWCTADVGWVTGHSYIVYGPLANGATTIMFEGVPTYPDAGRFWEVCAKHRVNQFYTAPTAIRALMGQGTEWVEKHDLSSLKLLGSVGEPINPEAWNWYNTHVGKGRCPIVDTFWQTETGGHMITALPGATAAKPGAATKPFFGVQPEVLDPATAEVQTDTAAEGVLCIKDSWPGQMRTVWGDHERFMDTYFSQYKGYYFTGDGCRRDADGDYWITGRVDDVINVSGHRMGTAEVESALVAHEAVAEAAVVGYPHDIKGQGIYAYVTLMNDQSPSEELRKELVKWVRTEIGPIASPDLIQWAPGLPKTRSGKIMRRILRKIAENDYGALGDTSTLADPSVVDDLIENRMNRG, from the coding sequence ATGTCACAGACCTATCCGGCATCCGATGAATTCATTGCCCGCGCCCATGTGAACGCCGCGCAATATGAAGAAATGTATGCCGCATCCGTTTCCGACCCGGACGCGTTCTGGGCCGAGCATGGCAAGCGCATTGATTGGATCAAGCCGTTTACCAAGGTAAAAAACACCAGTTTTGAATTCGGCAATGTGGATATCAAGTGGTTCGAGGATGGCACGCTGAACGTCGCCGCCAACTGCATTGATCGCCATGTCGCCACGCGCGGCGATCAGACCGCGATCATCTGGGAACCCGATGATCCCAAGACACCCGCCCGCCACATCAGCTATACCGAACTGAAAGACGAAGTCAGCCGCATGGCCAATGTGCTGAAAGCACAGGGCATCGGCCGTGGCGACCGTGTCGTGATCTACCTGCCGATGATCCCCGAAGCCGCCTATGCCATGCTGGCCTGTGCGCGGATCGGCGCGATCCATTCCATCGTATTCGCCGGTTTCTCGCCCGATGCGCTGGCAAACCGCATCAATGACTGCGGCGCGAAAGCCGTCATCACCGCCGACACCGCCCCGCGCGGCGGGCGCCGCACCGCGCTGAAGTCGAACACCGACAAGGCGCTGTTCGACTGCTCGGACAAGGTGAAGTGTTTTGTCGTCAAGCATACCGGCGACCAGACCACCTGGATTGACGGGCGCGATCTGGACCTGAAGGCCATGATGGCCGAGGCCAGCACCGATTGCCCGCCCGAGGAAATGGGCGCGGAAGACCCACTGTTCATTCTATACACCTCTGGCTCGACTGGGCGGCCCAAGGGCGTGGTGCATACCTCTGGCGGGTATCTGGTCTATGCCTCGATGACGCAACAACTGACCTTCGACTACCATGATGGCGATATCTTCTGGTGCACCGCCGATGTGGGTTGGGTCACGGGGCACAGCTACATCGTTTATGGCCCGCTCGCCAATGGCGCGACCACGATCATGTTTGAAGGCGTGCCGACCTACCCCGATGCGGGCCGTTTCTGGGAAGTTTGCGCCAAACATCGCGTCAACCAGTTCTACACCGCCCCCACCGCCATCCGCGCGCTGATGGGCCAAGGCACGGAATGGGTTGAAAAGCATGACCTGTCGTCGCTGAAGCTGCTGGGTTCCGTGGGAGAGCCGATCAACCCCGAAGCATGGAACTGGTATAACACCCATGTCGGCAAGGGCCGTTGCCCGATTGTCGACACGTTCTGGCAGACCGAAACCGGCGGTCACATGATTACCGCCCTGCCCGGTGCCACGGCTGCCAAGCCCGGGGCGGCCACCAAGCCGTTCTTTGGCGTGCAACCCGAAGTTCTGGACCCCGCGACCGCCGAAGTGCAGACCGACACCGCCGCCGAGGGTGTGCTATGCATCAAGGATAGCTGGCCGGGGCAGATGCGCACCGTCTGGGGCGACCATGAGCGGTTCATGGACACCTATTTCAGCCAGTATAAGGGCTATTACTTCACTGGCGACGGCTGCCGCCGCGATGCCGATGGGGATTACTGGATCACGGGACGTGTTGATGACGTCATCAACGTGTCCGGGCACCGCATGGGCACGGCCGAAGTGGAATCGGCGCTGGTCGCGCATGAAGCCGTGGCCGAGGCCGCCGTGGTGGGCTATCCGCATGACATCAAGGGTCAGGGCATCTATGCCTATGTCACCCTGATGAACGACCAGAGCCCAAGCGAAGAGCTGCGCAAGGAACTGGTCAAATGGGTCCGCACAGAGATTGGCCCGATTGCCAGCCCGGACCTTATTCAATGGGCCCCGGGCCTGCCGAAAACCCGCTCGGGCAAGATCATGCGCCGCATCCTGCGCAAGATTGCCGAAAATGATTACGGCGCGTTGGGCGACACATCCACGCTGGCTGATCCGTCGGTGGTCGATGACTTGATCGAAAACCGCATGAACCGGGGCTGA
- a CDS encoding sodium:solute symporter family protein: MDQFLINLLFVGASFALYIGIAIWARAGSTADFYAASRGVNPIVNGAATAADWMSAASFISMAGLIAFVGYGNSTFLMGWTGGYVLLAMLLAPYLRKFGRFTVPDFIGDRFYSQTARLVAVIALLIMSITYVIGQMTGAGVAFSRFLEVSNTTGLFIASGVVFIYAVLGGMKGITYTQLAQYVVLIIAYTIPAVFISLQLTGNPLPQLGLFSTHTGSGQPLLTTLNEVLVELGFNDYTGNHGSTFNMVLFTLSLMIGTAGLPHVIIRFFTVPKVSDARKSAGWALIFIALLYTVAPAVGAMARLNIITTIFPNGAQETPLAYEDKPDWMTNWEATGLLAFEDKNGDGFIQYYNEANPPAFADELGWGGNEMVTFNQDILVLANPEIAQLPGWVIGLIAAGGLAAALSTAAGLLLAISSAVSHDLIKSMINPGISEKGELMAARISMAFAIALATYLGLNPPGFAAQVVALAFGLAASSLFPAIMMGIFSKKMNAAGAITGMIVGLGATVLYIFTYLGWFFIPGTNMLANTPDNWLFGISPLSFGAVGAALNFASAYIVNKLTGDAPAEIQELVESIRVPKGAGAAVDH, translated from the coding sequence ATGGATCAGTTTTTAATCAACCTTCTCTTCGTGGGCGCGTCTTTCGCGCTCTATATCGGGATCGCGATCTGGGCACGCGCCGGGTCGACCGCAGACTTCTACGCGGCATCGCGCGGGGTCAACCCGATCGTCAACGGGGCGGCCACGGCGGCGGACTGGATGTCGGCGGCCTCTTTCATCTCGATGGCGGGTCTGATCGCCTTCGTGGGTTACGGCAACTCGACCTTCCTGATGGGTTGGACCGGCGGCTATGTGCTGCTGGCCATGCTGCTGGCACCCTATCTGCGCAAATTCGGCCGTTTCACGGTGCCCGATTTCATCGGTGACCGCTTCTACAGCCAGACCGCACGTCTGGTGGCCGTCATCGCGTTGCTGATCATGTCGATCACCTATGTGATCGGCCAGATGACCGGCGCAGGTGTGGCATTCTCGCGCTTTTTGGAAGTGTCGAATACGACCGGCCTGTTCATCGCGTCCGGTGTTGTCTTCATCTACGCTGTTCTGGGCGGGATGAAGGGCATCACCTATACGCAGCTGGCCCAATATGTGGTTCTGATTATCGCCTACACCATCCCGGCGGTCTTCATTTCGCTGCAACTGACCGGCAACCCGCTGCCGCAGCTTGGCCTGTTTTCCACCCATACCGGGTCTGGCCAGCCGCTGCTGACCACGCTGAACGAAGTTCTGGTTGAACTGGGCTTCAACGACTACACCGGCAACCATGGATCGACCTTCAACATGGTGCTGTTCACCCTGTCGCTGATGATCGGCACCGCGGGCCTGCCGCACGTCATCATCCGCTTCTTTACCGTGCCGAAAGTGTCGGATGCGCGTAAATCGGCAGGTTGGGCGCTGATCTTCATTGCGCTGCTCTACACCGTTGCACCTGCTGTCGGTGCCATGGCGCGCCTGAACATCATCACCACGATCTTCCCGAACGGCGCTCAGGAAACCCCGCTGGCCTATGAGGACAAGCCCGACTGGATGACCAATTGGGAAGCAACCGGCCTGCTGGCGTTCGAAGACAAGAATGGCGACGGGTTCATCCAGTATTACAACGAAGCAAATCCCCCTGCTTTCGCGGATGAACTGGGCTGGGGCGGCAACGAGATGGTGACCTTCAACCAAGATATCCTTGTGTTGGCGAACCCGGAAATTGCACAGCTTCCGGGCTGGGTTATCGGCCTGATCGCGGCAGGTGGTCTGGCAGCGGCATTGTCCACGGCGGCAGGTCTGCTTCTGGCCATCTCGTCTGCGGTCAGCCACGACTTGATCAAATCGATGATCAATCCCGGCATCTCGGAAAAGGGCGAGTTGATGGCCGCGCGGATTTCGATGGCCTTTGCCATTGCCTTGGCGACCTATCTGGGCCTGAACCCGCCGGGCTTTGCGGCGCAGGTTGTGGCACTGGCCTTCGGTCTGGCGGCAAGCTCGCTGTTCCCGGCAATCATGATGGGCATCTTCAGCAAGAAGATGAACGCTGCCGGGGCGATCACGGGTATGATCGTGGGCCTTGGGGCAACCGTGCTGTACATCTTCACCTATCTGGGCTGGTTCTTCATCCCCGGCACCAACATGCTGGCGAATACCCCGGATAACTGGCTGTTTGGCATCTCGCCGCTCAGCTTCGGTGCGGTGGGCGCAGCCCTGAACTTCGCGTCGGCCTATATCGTCAACAAGCTGACGGGCGATGCACCTGCGGAAATTCAGGAACTGGTGGAATCGATCCGCGTGCCGAAAGGCGCTGGCGCGGCTGTCGATCACTGA